The Erythrobacter insulae genome window below encodes:
- a CDS encoding multiheme c-type cytochrome, with amino-acid sequence MTTPKLHWLPVEATGRNIGFVARIVAALFMLLAVPTSIANGNATYEGVASCAGSTCHGRAEGNGTVVRQDEIATWQEPSSPGGAHSRAYAVLAGKRGQQIASTLGLGKATQAPACLGCHATYVPSAQRGDRFLTSDGVGCESCHGPSGEWLAAHYARPATHASNVAKGLTPLENPQARANVCLDCHYGSAKTGQFVTHSMMAAGHPRVSFELDLFSALQQHHDIDQDYTARKRAPNALRFWAVGQAEAVKRATSLFAKPKFGSEGAFPQLYFYDCHSCHRTITDAQQRKLTFETNPARPIPFGNPPFNDENIIMLSAVAGALVPGQADSFRAASRDFHRAMGASASDARAAAQTLSRSADALSDALSQRAYANADAFRVIDIISGEATAARFTDYAGSVQAVMAIDTLLNALVKEGRVSVGAAAGIRRDINRAYAAVSEPNGYRPADFRVALRSASGAIGRLR; translated from the coding sequence ATGACGACACCAAAGTTGCATTGGCTGCCCGTAGAGGCGACCGGCCGGAATATTGGATTCGTGGCCAGAATTGTGGCGGCTCTTTTCATGCTGCTTGCCGTGCCTACCAGCATTGCCAATGGAAACGCGACCTATGAAGGCGTCGCCAGTTGTGCCGGATCGACCTGTCACGGGCGCGCCGAAGGCAACGGCACCGTTGTTCGTCAGGATGAAATCGCAACGTGGCAAGAACCTTCCTCGCCCGGCGGTGCCCACAGCCGCGCCTATGCTGTCTTGGCAGGCAAACGGGGTCAACAAATTGCCTCCACGCTCGGCCTTGGTAAAGCAACGCAGGCTCCAGCCTGCCTTGGCTGTCACGCGACCTATGTTCCATCTGCCCAGCGCGGCGACCGGTTTCTGACATCCGACGGTGTCGGTTGTGAAAGCTGCCATGGTCCGTCAGGTGAATGGCTGGCGGCCCATTATGCGCGGCCTGCAACCCATGCCTCCAATGTTGCCAAGGGGCTGACGCCGCTGGAAAATCCTCAGGCACGCGCCAATGTTTGCCTCGATTGCCACTATGGTTCGGCCAAGACGGGCCAGTTTGTCACGCACTCCATGATGGCGGCGGGACACCCGCGTGTCTCCTTCGAGCTCGACCTGTTTAGCGCGCTGCAACAGCATCACGATATTGATCAGGATTACACCGCACGCAAACGCGCTCCGAATGCGCTGCGTTTCTGGGCCGTAGGTCAGGCCGAGGCGGTCAAGCGCGCGACCAGCCTGTTCGCAAAGCCAAAATTTGGATCAGAAGGTGCGTTCCCGCAGCTTTATTTCTACGATTGTCATTCATGTCACCGTACAATCACCGACGCGCAGCAGCGCAAGCTGACATTTGAGACCAATCCGGCACGCCCGATTCCATTCGGCAATCCACCGTTCAATGATGAGAATATCATCATGCTATCGGCCGTCGCAGGGGCTCTGGTTCCGGGCCAAGCGGATAGTTTCCGCGCTGCAAGCCGCGATTTTCACCGCGCAATGGGGGCGAGCGCATCGGATGCCCGTGCGGCTGCACAAACACTTTCGCGCAGCGCCGATGCTCTTTCCGATGCTCTAAGCCAGCGGGCCTACGCCAATGCCGACGCGTTCCGGGTGATCGATATTATTTCAGGCGAAGCAACTGCGGCTCGTTTTACCGATTATGCCGGATCGGTTCAGGCTGTGATGGCGATAGACACTTTGCTCAATGCGCTTGTCAAAGAGGGCCGTGTCTCAGTTGGCGCGGCGGCCGGTATTCGAAGAGACATTAACCGGGCCTATGCTGCGGTTTCAGAGCCTAATGGATATCGTCCGGCTGATTTCCGCGTGGCGCTCAGATCCGCCTCTGGTGCAATTGGCAGGTTGCGGTAA
- a CDS encoding heme-binding protein: MVLASCGGGGGSTPSGGGTGSGPATPPPSNPPPANGVYSVPAAESLSASEVGTIIAQAAAQAGQQGEAATIAVTDRVGNVLGVFQMPGASATAAIPGAPNGQNIDAQGLTIPATTAAIAKAITGAYLSSGGNAFSSRTASMIVQEHFPPAPTTVGLESGPLFGVQFSQLPCSDLVNRASDGMIGPQRSPLGLSADPGGFPLYKNGVVVGGVGVIADGIYGADLNVLDVDNDADEPIALAGTIGFEAPVSIRADRIFADGTSLRYTDVTYSQLSAVGGVSFAGTPGALVPVAGYHSGTALIAGTAYGSEASGIRPSTSGEFSITDAFVLSNGAGANRFPVRGGTDGADIGAPITSAEARAILEEAFKVMSRARAQIRQPLDSRAQVSISLVDTRGRVLGIVRSPDAPIFGIDVSLQKARTANFFSGSFAANELLATPGEIPQFVGRVRTFLNDPAALTGAFAFADRSGGNLSRPYFPDGEVGQPHGPLSRPIAQFNPFSTGLQSALIVGNVGQHLGFVQGANADTPDNCTSLPQIAAGETRLDNGIQIFPGSVPIYRGNELVGGIGVSGDGIDQDDMISFLGLHNAGQRAGGVGNAPPDIRADRIVVQVGGRQVRLRYVNCPFAPFLDTDAQNVCEGL, from the coding sequence ATGGTGCTGGCTTCATGCGGCGGAGGCGGGGGGTCTACGCCCAGCGGCGGCGGTACAGGATCAGGTCCGGCAACACCGCCGCCATCAAATCCGCCCCCTGCAAATGGCGTTTACAGCGTACCCGCTGCGGAGAGTTTGAGCGCGTCCGAAGTCGGTACAATCATCGCTCAGGCAGCCGCGCAGGCGGGGCAGCAGGGCGAGGCTGCAACAATTGCTGTTACAGACCGCGTAGGCAATGTTCTGGGCGTGTTTCAAATGCCGGGTGCAAGCGCAACGGCTGCCATTCCGGGCGCGCCCAATGGACAGAATATCGACGCTCAAGGCTTGACGATCCCGGCAACGACCGCGGCCATCGCCAAAGCCATTACGGGCGCTTATCTTTCCAGCGGCGGCAATGCATTTTCAAGTCGCACGGCCAGTATGATCGTGCAGGAGCATTTCCCCCCAGCTCCCACAACAGTAGGGCTGGAAAGCGGGCCTTTGTTTGGGGTGCAATTCAGCCAGCTCCCGTGCTCTGATCTCGTTAACCGCGCCAGCGATGGAATGATCGGACCACAGCGTTCGCCGCTTGGGCTGTCTGCTGATCCGGGCGGCTTCCCGCTTTACAAGAATGGCGTTGTGGTCGGCGGAGTGGGCGTCATCGCTGATGGCATTTACGGCGCGGATCTGAATGTTCTCGACGTTGATAATGATGCGGATGAACCCATCGCGCTGGCAGGTACAATCGGGTTCGAAGCGCCTGTCAGCATTCGTGCCGATCGTATTTTTGCCGATGGAACTTCGCTGCGTTACACGGACGTTACCTATTCCCAATTGAGCGCGGTTGGCGGGGTCAGCTTTGCTGGTACGCCGGGCGCTTTGGTGCCGGTAGCTGGCTATCATTCTGGCACCGCGTTGATTGCTGGCACCGCCTATGGCAGCGAAGCATCGGGAATTCGGCCCTCGACCAGTGGTGAATTTTCCATCACCGATGCATTTGTCCTGTCGAACGGAGCAGGCGCAAACCGCTTTCCGGTGCGCGGGGGAACAGACGGCGCAGACATTGGCGCTCCGATCACCAGCGCAGAGGCGCGCGCTATCCTGGAGGAAGCGTTCAAGGTCATGAGCCGTGCACGTGCTCAAATCCGGCAACCGCTTGATAGCCGCGCGCAAGTTTCCATCAGTCTCGTCGATACGCGCGGCCGCGTTCTTGGCATTGTGCGTTCTCCCGATGCGCCGATTTTCGGGATCGACGTGAGCTTGCAAAAGGCGCGAACTGCCAATTTCTTCTCGGGGTCGTTTGCCGCCAATGAACTGTTGGCGACGCCCGGTGAAATCCCGCAATTTGTTGGCCGTGTTCGCACGTTTCTGAATGACCCCGCTGCGCTTACCGGTGCCTTTGCTTTCGCTGATCGGTCAGGAGGCAATCTGTCGCGGCCATATTTTCCTGATGGGGAAGTTGGTCAGCCTCACGGGCCGCTCTCTCGCCCTATCGCTCAATTCAACCCGTTCTCGACCGGTCTGCAATCCGCGTTGATTGTCGGCAATGTTGGCCAGCATCTTGGCTTTGTGCAGGGCGCGAATGCCGATACGCCAGACAATTGCACGTCTTTGCCCCAGATCGCCGCGGGCGAGACGCGGCTTGATAACGGGATCCAGATTTTCCCCGGATCAGTGCCGATTTATCGCGGCAATGAGCTGGTCGGCGGGATTGGCGTGTCAGGCGATGGTATCGATCAGGATGACATGATCTCCTTCCTTGGTCTGCATAATGCGGGCCAGCGGGCGGGAGGTGTTGGCAACGCGCCGCCAGATATCCGCGCGGATCGCATCGTTGTACAAGTAGGCGGACGTCAGGTCCGGCTCCGTTATGTCAATTGTCCGTTCGCGCCGTTTCTTGATACGGACGCGCAAAATGTCTGTGAGGGTCTCTGA